Within the Vagococcus carniphilus genome, the region GAAGGCAGTGTGGGATAACACTAATAGATAAGCTAGAAACGTTATTATATCATTGTTTCTAGCTTTTTTGTTTGCCTTCATTTAAGGAATGCTATCTAAAAAACTATCTATTTGTTAGATGACAATCAAGAACCGAGATAGTAAAATCGTCATCTGAAGGTGTAGTAATCTTTATTTCATAAATTTTTCCTAACGGATACAATTTAGAGCCTTTTTGGAAAGTGAATTCCTGTTCGTAATAATGTTCATAATTACCAGGAGAAGTTTCAGTTCCCATTAGGTGAGTATAAGCTCCTTGAGAACCTTTATCAGCAAATATTTTAAGTAAGCACGTATTATCTTCATTGGGTTTGCTTCTAATATTAGTTAATGAAGTACTCATGAATCCTTTATCAATAAAAGGCTTATCTTTTCTACAAGTCTCAATATTCTTTAAAGTGTTACAATCTAGATAACGATAAAAAATGATATTTTCATTTAGCTTTGGAGCATTAGCAATTTGTCTACTCATAATTTTTGCTAAGTATTTAACGTTTATATTTTTATCTTTTTTTCCAAAACGAAGATAACTATTGATATGCTGATAGCGTTCTCCAAGATATTGATTAATAATATCTTTTGGGGAATCGTAATCCCTTTTTTTATCGATTTTCTTACAAATTTTGAAAAGTATATATTTTTTATTTTTAATTTTATTGCTCCAATTACTATATAATCGATCCCCCACTCTCTTCCTTCCTCTACTGATTTGAACTGTTTGTATTTTTCCATAAAAACTCCTTTAGAATCCTAAATATTGAGCTAGTTTTTCGCTAGTATTTTCTGCTTGTTGTAGTGTTACGTGGCTGTATATATTCATAGTTGTTTTAACATCTTTATGACCTAAACGTTTTTGTACCTCATTTATAGTTATGGATAGGTTACACTTAGTTGAACAGAATTTTTTATTTGTAGCCTTAAATGATAAGATATAAATGTGAATAAATAGACTATCTAAAAAATCTTGGTTAATGTAAAATAAGATACATATATGTTACCATAAAGAACTATTTAGGGGTAAGTGTAAAAAGAAAGGGTAGTGATGACAAGGTATGAAATTAGAAAAATTAATTGTACATAATTTTAGAGGTTTAAAAGGGAATGAAAATAAGATTAGTTTTGATAAATCAAATATCATTTTTTTAATAGGAAAAAATAATAATGGAAAATCAACATTTTTACATGCATATGATTTTTTTGTATCACCTAAAAAGAGAGCTACTATAGAAGATTTCAGTGATTTTAATACAACAGAGAAAATCGAAATAGAGGGGATATTTATTTCCGAGCCTGATGATTCCAAAGATAAAGACTTATCTAAAGGAGAACCTTCCTGGATTGAAAATTGGGTTGATAAGAATAATAGAATATCTATAAAGAAGACATGGTCAAATATTAATGAAGAGGGTAAGAAGCAGACATACAGTCCTAAAGAAGGGCAGTACATTGAGGGGGGATTTGGAGGATTTGATACATTATTAAAAAAATATGCTCCTAGTGCAATAATGATTAATGCAGTTACTTCTAGCGAAGATTTAGAGAAATTAATAAATGATATAATCACTAAAAATCATATAAAAAAATTAGAGACAGAATATTCAGAGGATTATGATAACATTATAACTAGCTTAGAAAATTTAAAGGGTAAGATTTCAAATGCTGAGGATATAACAAAAATTAATAGTGATATGACAAATTTTTTTAAGAAAACATTTCCTGAATATAGTTTGAAAATAGCACCTATTCAGGACTCAGGTGTGGATATTACTAAAACATTAAAGTCTACTCATGGTATAAAAGTAGGTAAAAGTGATAATAACAAATCTCAAAATAGTGCTGAGAATATAGTTAGTGATTATAATGACGAAAACTTTCATAGTTTAGATAAAAATGGACATGGAATTATGAGGCAAGCTTTTTTTAGTTTTTTATCAACATATGGAGCAGAAATAAAAAAAGAAGAGAAAGAGTATCTTATTTTATTTGAAGAGCCAGAATTATACTTGCATCCTTCAGCGATTTTTTCATTAAGAGATCAATTATATGAATTGGCAGAAAATAGTCCGTATCAGATTATGTGTGCTACTCATTCTCCGTTAATGATAGATACATCTAAAACACATTCATCTTTAATTAGATTAGAGAAAGAAAGACAAAATAGCATTACCAAGACTAGACAAGTAGATTTTGATTTATATACTTCTGAAGAGAAAGATTATTTGCAAATGATGAATAGATTTAATCCTCATATATGTGAAAGTTTTTTTGCAGATGAAGTAATCTTAGTTGAAGGAGATACTGAAGCTATAATTTATAGGGAATTAATCAAAAAATTTTACTCGGACTACAGGGAAGTTTTTGTTTTAAATACAGGATCTAAATCAAACATGGTTTTTTATCAAAAAATATTAACTCATTTTGGAATAAAACATGTTGTAGTTCATGATGTTGATAGCAAAACTGTAAAAATTAATAAAGGAAAAGAGACTGAAAGAGAGCAAACAAATGCCATGTGGACTTATAATCAAAAAATATGGGATCAAATAGTAACCTCCAATACAGAAATTAAAGGTATTTCAAGAAGATTTGTACATAATCGAAACTTTGAAGACGCACATGATTACAAGTATGATTTTAAAAAAGGAAAACCATTAAGTGCATTTGAGTTTGCAAAACAAATAGAAAGAGATTCTAAAATACCGAGTATAAGATTCTTGGATGATTTTTTTGGTGAAGGAATAATAAATTTTAGCCCAGAAGATATAGAAGAAATTATTCGAGAAAAAGATACAGAAGAATAGGAGATAAGTAGATTTATATGTTTGAGATAATATAGTTAAGTATATTCAATATAATATAATTTAATTTATATTGATAAAAATTTGATATAAAAACTTTATAATTTTATTGAAAAATATTTAGTAAGAATAGAAAATTTAGAAGCATTTGTTGGGTAATGGAATAATAAGTGTTAGAATATTGTCAAATCAATTTTTCTAATGTTCTATTTTTCCATTAAAATATTGCTGTTTATTTTAATACTTATCAAAGTACTTGATTGATAATTGTGATTACATTTAAGGATGTTGAACGATCTAAAAAGATGAAAATTGTTTGGGTTCACTATTGTTATGCTAAGTTCATTTGGTTTAAAAATTAAAAAAAACTTCTAAAAAATACAATAAAAATTGTAAAAGATGAATTATCAAAAAATTTATTGTCTAGTTCTTTAGTAATCCATACCCAAAAAGCCAACGGATCATCTCTAAATCTGTTGGCTTTATTTTATTTAGATGTTTGCACTGAAAAAATAAATCTAACGGGACCAATCATCAACAAAACAAATAAAAGAACTAATAGCCAAGCTAAGTTAAAGGAGTGACTAGTTTGGGTAAAAACACCAAAGAGTAGCGGACCAAGTGAACCTGCCATGAATCCTCCTGATTGCATGAAGGCAGATAAACTAATGGCTTCTTCAGATGTTTTAGCAGTTAATAGTGGCAACGTTAAAGCAAGTGGAAACAATCCACCGGCTCCTAAAGCTAGGAAAATAACAAATATCCAAGGTGAAACGTGTAGTAAAAGTAAAATTAGTCCAATTAATTCAGATAATCCACAACCAATCAAAAGATTTTTAGTTTTCTGATTAGTTCCAACTAGGCGTGGAATAATAAAGCTGACAGGCAGCTGAATAAGAGTAAATAAGCTAAGTAAGAGTCCAGATTGAACTTTTGAAAAACCAATAGTTTGGACATAAGGAGCTAACCAAGCTGTTAAAGAATAAAAAATAGCTGCCATCAGTGAGAAGAAAATCATTAACCACCAGTTTTTAGAAGCAGTTCCTGTTTTGTTATTTGACATAACATTAATAGGTGCTGTTTCTTTTTTTAGTAGAGGAAGTAACAGAATAGCTGCCCCTAAAGCGAATAAACTCCAAAAGCTAAGAGCAATCTGCCAAGAATTATTAAATTTTTGATATAAAGGTTGGGCAAATGTAGAAGCTATAGCTGCTCCTGCGACCATGGCGCTAGAATAAAAACTCATTAAACTGGGTTCATTAGGAAAATATTTTTTAATCAATCCAATAGTTAGCGGTCCTGCAATGCCAATACCAATCCCTGCTAAAAGAGCTGTTAAAATTAGTGTAAAAGCATTTGTCACAAATAACCGGCTAATTAAAGCGATGAAAATAGCTATTAAAGAAATAGCTAAAGCCCATTCAACACCAAATTTTCTACTTAGAAAAAGTGCTAATAAAGATGTAGCTCCCATAAAAAAGACTGGTAAAGTTGTCAGTAAACTGGCACTAATATTTCCCATTTGTAAATCCTCTTTTATAACGGTTAATAAAGGTCCAACTGCTGTAATAGCAGGCCTTAAGTTTAGTGAAAGTGCGAAGACTAAAATAATAAAATATCGTTTGTTCATTGTAAAAACCTCATTTCTTAAATCATAATCGTAGTATAAAGTAGCAATTATGATAAAACCATACTATTATAATGATAAAAACAATAGGTTTATCCTATAGTTAATGGAGTTGATAATATGGAATTAAGGCAAATTAATTATTTTTTAGTTTTAGCAGAAGAACTTCATTTTTCAGAAGCAGCTTTTAGATTAGGGATTAGTCAACCTAGTTTAAGTCAACAGATTAAAAATTTAGAAGATGAGATTGGTTTACCTCTTTTTGATCGAATTGGAAAGAAAAATAGTTTAACACTAGCTGGTCGCTTACTTAAAAATTATGGAACTGAGATGACTCAGGTTTTGACTAATTTACAAGGGGAATTAGCTGATTTAAAAGAAGAGAAAACAGGGGAAATACGAGTAGCCATGTTACCATCCGATTTAGATTATCGAATGGGAGAATTGATTGCTAAATTTCATGAGACTTATCCAGATATTAAACTGAAGATTATTGCATCCGTAGAGATTGAGCAGAAACTGCTTCGAAATGAAGTTGACTTTGCGTTAGGGATTAGACAAGAAAATATGGATAAAATTATTCAAAAGAATATTTTTACAGAAACTTATGATTTATTTGTATCAAGCAGATTAAAAAAGGAGCTACCAGAAAAGATAAAGATTGAAGACATTATCAAGTTACCTTTAATTATATTTCCTTCAGGCTATTACGGAAGAGAGTTATTGGTAGAGTGGTCTAAGAAAAAGGATATTAGACTGAATCCAATAGTAGAAATCAGTTCTCCTATGGCACAATTTCAATTAGTTGAAAAAGAGGTGGGAGTCATTATTCAACCTCATCAGCTCAAAAGTAATTTGGAACATTTAGAAATTGAGGGAATTGAAATCGTTGATCCGCCAACTCGTGAAGTTGTGATAAGTTATTTAAAAGATAAGTATTTAACAGAACCAATGTTAGCTTTTATAGATGAATTGAGTTATTTGTTTTAAAGATAAATTTATCGAAATAAGTAAAGTGTTATGATTAGATTTAAATATTAACTAAAAGAAGTGATTTTATTGAAAAATCGGAAAGTGAGTTAGAAAAAGAGACAATAAAACTGTTCAATTCAGATGAACTGAGATTAGATGATTTCCGTATATTTTCTTCTGTGGAGGAGCGTTTTTTATCTTTTACTGTAACTCTTTCCATTTTTATTTATTATGAAAAATAGGTCTAATGAATTAGAATAAATTCATTAGACCTAAAAAATTATAGAGCTTGTTAAAACAGTTTTTTTTTAACTTTTATTAGATGATATTTGTACATCTCTAGTCAACCAGATATTTTTTCACATCAAAATCTTCAGTAATAAAATTTCTAACAGGAACTTCTTTCATACGCTTTACATAGTTAAAAAATAGTATTTCATTATCGAGAATATCATCATAAGATTTTATTTTATTTGATTTTATTAATTGAACATCGTGAATAAAAAAATAATCATCTGATTTTTGTCGGGTTAATCTGACTGCATCGCCTATTAAAATATTTTGAAAAATATCTTTTTGTTCAATTAACCAATACTCATTAGAGCTAGTTTTTATTTTCTGTACCATATTAATTTTCTCCAATCATACGTAAAAAATCTTCTTCTGATATTTTTTTTATATCAAAACCGTCATTAATTAATTCTTCAAATTTTATCTCTTTTCTACTTCTCTTTCCATCAGTTAGATTCTTAGCTATTTGAGGGGAGCAGATTAAGTAATCGACTTTTTTAGACATCCCTTTGACTACTCTACCACCTCTAGACGTAATATAAGATTCTAATGTAGTGCGTCCCATTTTTATTGCACCTGTATAGCAAAAAGTATAGCCATTTAAAGTGTCTTTAATTGATAGGGAATGAATTTTTTTGGCAAAGTTTTTATTTCTAAAATTTTCAAAAATGATAGCAGTGGTTCTACTATCATCAAGAGCATTGTGGCTTTTAGCTTCAATCCCGTAGTAATTTTTAAGAGTTTCTAATTTATAGTTATCAATTTCTAAAGGCAATGTTGAAGAAAAATCGTATGTGTCAACTGCAACTTTAGATCTTAAGTCAATATCAGCCCATTTTTTGATACGAGGTAATTCAAAAGAAGTAATGTTATGACCAATTAAAGGTAAATCATCAATAAAATCAATAAATTGAGACATAACAATATTTAGCGAAGGAGCGCCAATTAAATCGTCATTAGTAATACCAGTAAGGTAGCTTATTGGAGTGGATATCTCTTTACCATCACTGTCAATAAATGATGAAAAGTAATCGACTTCTTTCGAATTTTGGTATTTAACTGCAGCAATTTGTATCATCTTGTCAGAGTATGCAAGTCCAGTTGTTTCAATATCAAATGAAATATAATCAGTGGGTAAATTATCTTGAGTATATAAACTAGTTGGAACACGTTTTATATGAGAATAATCAGCGACAATTCGATAGATAAGTTCATATTTATGTTTTTCCGATAAATTACTATTATTCAAAATGTCAGATATATATTTATCTTTTAAGATATAGTTAGTCGTTTCTTCATAGGTTGCCATTTCATACTCCTCCAATACGTAATAATTTATTTTTATCCATTAATTACAGTATAGACTATTAAGTCAGGAACTAAAACAGTTGATATATATATTGATGCGATAAAAACAAATAAATTTCTTTAATGAGTTTTTTTATTCTCTTAATTATTAGTTTAAAAATGAATAATTTTAATTGCTATAAAATATTAAGACATTAAAAATTACACTAGCTTATAATTTTATTTTTTATGGTTCCACAAATTTCAATTATGGTATAATTTATTAAAACCAGTCTGGAGTGTAAATTAATGAATACAAGAATTGCTCTGTTTTCAGATATACATGGAAATACAACGGCGTTTGATGCAGTTATTGCGGATTCCAAAAAAGAAAATATTGACAAATATTGGATTCTAGGAGATGTGATCATGCATGATAGTGGTTCAACTGAGATTTTTGATCGAATCTATGACCTGAATCCTACTGTTTGGGTTAAGGGAAATTGGGATGATTTATTCCTTTATATCTATTCAAAGAAAGAAATTGATATGAATGATCCTTCTGATGTGTTTATTGCAAAATTAGGAATAGATTTACTTTCAAAAATGAGTGAGAAGAATATAAATGACTTGGAGAATCTACCTCTAAATATGACTAGAACTATTAACGGTTTGACTATCAGCGTC harbors:
- a CDS encoding exonuclease domain-containing protein, whose amino-acid sequence is MATYEETTNYILKDKYISDILNNSNLSEKHKYELIYRIVADYSHIKRVPTSLYTQDNLPTDYISFDIETTGLAYSDKMIQIAAVKYQNSKEVDYFSSFIDSDGKEISTPISYLTGITNDDLIGAPSLNIVMSQFIDFIDDLPLIGHNITSFELPRIKKWADIDLRSKVAVDTYDFSSTLPLEIDNYKLETLKNYYGIEAKSHNALDDSRTTAIIFENFRNKNFAKKIHSLSIKDTLNGYTFCYTGAIKMGRTTLESYITSRGGRVVKGMSKKVDYLICSPQIAKNLTDGKRSRKEIKFEELINDGFDIKKISEEDFLRMIGEN
- a CDS encoding ADP-ribosyltransferase, which produces MGDRLYSNWSNKIKNKKYILFKICKKIDKKRDYDSPKDIINQYLGERYQHINSYLRFGKKDKNINVKYLAKIMSRQIANAPKLNENIIFYRYLDCNTLKNIETCRKDKPFIDKGFMSTSLTNIRSKPNEDNTCLLKIFADKGSQGAYTHLMGTETSPGNYEHYYEQEFTFQKGSKLYPLGKIYEIKITTPSDDDFTISVLDCHLTNR
- a CDS encoding LysR family transcriptional regulator → MELRQINYFLVLAEELHFSEAAFRLGISQPSLSQQIKNLEDEIGLPLFDRIGKKNSLTLAGRLLKNYGTEMTQVLTNLQGELADLKEEKTGEIRVAMLPSDLDYRMGELIAKFHETYPDIKLKIIASVEIEQKLLRNEVDFALGIRQENMDKIIQKNIFTETYDLFVSSRLKKELPEKIKIEDIIKLPLIIFPSGYYGRELLVEWSKKKDIRLNPIVEISSPMAQFQLVEKEVGVIIQPHQLKSNLEHLEIEGIEIVDPPTREVVISYLKDKYLTEPMLAFIDELSYLF
- a CDS encoding ATP-dependent nuclease, translated to MKLEKLIVHNFRGLKGNENKISFDKSNIIFLIGKNNNGKSTFLHAYDFFVSPKKRATIEDFSDFNTTEKIEIEGIFISEPDDSKDKDLSKGEPSWIENWVDKNNRISIKKTWSNINEEGKKQTYSPKEGQYIEGGFGGFDTLLKKYAPSAIMINAVTSSEDLEKLINDIITKNHIKKLETEYSEDYDNIITSLENLKGKISNAEDITKINSDMTNFFKKTFPEYSLKIAPIQDSGVDITKTLKSTHGIKVGKSDNNKSQNSAENIVSDYNDENFHSLDKNGHGIMRQAFFSFLSTYGAEIKKEEKEYLILFEEPELYLHPSAIFSLRDQLYELAENSPYQIMCATHSPLMIDTSKTHSSLIRLEKERQNSITKTRQVDFDLYTSEEKDYLQMMNRFNPHICESFFADEVILVEGDTEAIIYRELIKKFYSDYREVFVLNTGSKSNMVFYQKILTHFGIKHVVVHDVDSKTVKINKGKETEREQTNAMWTYNQKIWDQIVTSNTEIKGISRRFVHNRNFEDAHDYKYDFKKGKPLSAFEFAKQIERDSKIPSIRFLDDFFGEGIINFSPEDIEEIIREKDTEE
- a CDS encoding CynX/NimT family MFS transporter, with amino-acid sequence MNKRYFIILVFALSLNLRPAITAVGPLLTVIKEDLQMGNISASLLTTLPVFFMGATSLLALFLSRKFGVEWALAISLIAIFIALISRLFVTNAFTLILTALLAGIGIGIAGPLTIGLIKKYFPNEPSLMSFYSSAMVAGAAIASTFAQPLYQKFNNSWQIALSFWSLFALGAAILLLPLLKKETAPINVMSNNKTGTASKNWWLMIFFSLMAAIFYSLTAWLAPYVQTIGFSKVQSGLLLSLFTLIQLPVSFIIPRLVGTNQKTKNLLIGCGLSELIGLILLLLHVSPWIFVIFLALGAGGLFPLALTLPLLTAKTSEEAISLSAFMQSGGFMAGSLGPLLFGVFTQTSHSFNLAWLLVLLFVLLMIGPVRFIFSVQTSK